In one window of Candidatus Zixiibacteriota bacterium DNA:
- a CDS encoding lysophospholipid acyltransferase family protein, which translates to MANTFTLKQKLMLFFAGFLGYLLINLLGLTWKVKLAGYTDMNPQNNTDKKRIYCFWHNHILGLAYTQQKNNVGILISSHFDGEIIARIVACMGYHPIRGSSTKGGAAGLVSMLKNKDVRYLAFTADGPRGPKGIFKPGSIYLASKTGLPIVPITCNSSKKWVLSSWDKFEIPKPFAKVVVCFGAPIQIGEISGHKQIKEQANQLAKALNEIENCL; encoded by the coding sequence ATGGCTAATACTTTTACATTAAAACAGAAACTCATGCTCTTTTTTGCCGGTTTTCTGGGTTATCTGTTAATTAACCTGTTAGGCCTTACCTGGAAAGTCAAATTGGCTGGCTATACTGACATGAATCCGCAGAATAATACTGATAAAAAGCGGATTTACTGCTTCTGGCATAACCATATTCTGGGCTTAGCCTATACTCAACAGAAAAATAATGTGGGGATATTAATATCATCCCATTTTGATGGGGAAATTATTGCCCGTATTGTCGCCTGCATGGGTTATCATCCGATACGCGGCTCATCTACAAAAGGCGGCGCCGCCGGTTTAGTATCGATGTTGAAGAACAAAGATGTCCGGTATCTGGCATTTACCGCTGATGGTCCTCGCGGCCCAAAAGGCATTTTTAAACCGGGCTCGATATACCTTGCGTCAAAAACAGGACTGCCAATTGTGCCAATCACCTGCAATAGCTCTAAGAAATGGGTATTGTCATCATGGGATAAATTCGAGATTCCCAAACCATTTGCCAAGGTGGTTGTATGTTTCGGCGCGCCAATCCAGATTGGGGAAATCTCCGGGCATAAACAAATTAAAGAACAAGCCAATCAATTAGCCAAGGCATTAAACGAGATAGAAAATTGTTTATAA
- a CDS encoding DUF554 domain-containing protein — protein MVGFIVNTGAVLTGSALGLITGGKLKDKYKSIILTSLGLVTVLIGIKMAVKTESVLIVVGSLVFGGLIGQWLQIEEKLAKLGDYLKKRTGSSSSDFVLGFVTASLLFCVGPMTIVGSFEDGLYNSSELIFIKSLMDGFAAMALSAALGAGVLFSAIVVFVYQGALTLTARYFQTFLSEMVINEMSATGGVIMLGIAINLLGLAKIKVGNLLPALILAVLITWLIN, from the coding sequence ATGGTTGGATTTATTGTCAATACAGGCGCCGTTCTTACCGGTTCTGCTTTAGGCCTTATTACCGGCGGAAAGCTTAAAGATAAATATAAGAGCATAATATTAACCTCTCTTGGGCTTGTAACTGTATTAATTGGCATAAAGATGGCTGTAAAAACCGAAAGTGTATTAATTGTAGTCGGCTCATTGGTTTTCGGCGGGCTTATCGGGCAATGGCTTCAAATTGAGGAAAAACTTGCTAAGCTTGGCGATTATTTAAAAAAGAGAACCGGTTCATCCAGCAGCGATTTCGTTTTGGGCTTTGTAACCGCCTCACTGCTTTTTTGCGTCGGGCCGATGACGATAGTCGGTTCATTTGAGGATGGCCTTTATAATAGTAGCGAACTTATTTTCATCAAGTCGCTTATGGATGGTTTTGCAGCGATGGCTCTATCGGCGGCACTGGGTGCCGGGGTGTTGTTTTCGGCAATAGTCGTGTTTGTTTATCAGGGTGCTTTAACTTTAACGGCCAGATATTTTCAAACTTTCTTGAGTGAAATGGTGATAAATGAGATGTCGGCAACCGGCGGAGTGATTATGCTTGGAATAGCCATAAACCTTCTCGGTTTAGCCAAGATTAAAGTTGGCAATCTTTTACCGGCATTAATATTGGCGGTATTAATAACATGGTTGATAAATTAG
- a CDS encoding class II fructose-bisphosphate aldolase: MAYTKLLEKVPDSIKAKLGSKSKVCLLNSKDIFETIRDKKIIMMACNIRIKHVVPGIMKAAQELDAIVGFELAKSEGHIDGGYTGQTPRIFFEMLVDYAEKTGLEMPFFIHGDHITVKNTSDKEVEAAKALIRAELDAGYTSYAIDASFNEHEDNLRITTMLAQPIIDAGWGLEVEVGEVKSAGQKGEITTVEEGQSFIDGLWEKGVKPNLLAINNGSKHGNYLEGEEVSIDLNRTGEIYQAIKDKGVRIAQHGITGTPLHLVGKFADYGIRKGNVGTQWQNIAHDNLPPDLMAQMKQWAEKESKSIKMAAKPFKKEIDSIPDKYTKAAEDDAYKTACDFIKGFRAEGSASFINKEIAG; the protein is encoded by the coding sequence ATGGCATATACAAAACTGTTAGAAAAAGTGCCGGATTCAATCAAGGCGAAACTTGGCTCAAAAAGCAAAGTATGTCTTCTCAACAGCAAGGATATTTTCGAGACTATCCGCGATAAAAAAATAATCATGATGGCTTGCAATATCCGTATCAAACATGTGGTGCCGGGGATTATGAAAGCCGCTCAGGAACTGGATGCAATAGTCGGGTTTGAACTGGCTAAAAGCGAGGGACATATCGATGGCGGCTATACCGGTCAAACGCCCCGGATATTTTTCGAGATGCTGGTTGATTATGCCGAAAAAACAGGACTCGAAATGCCCTTTTTCATTCATGGCGATCATATTACCGTAAAAAATACCAGCGATAAGGAAGTCGAAGCGGCTAAGGCTTTAATCAGAGCCGAGTTGGATGCCGGATACACTTCCTATGCTATTGATGCATCATTTAATGAGCATGAAGACAATTTACGCATTACAACGATGTTAGCCCAGCCGATAATTGATGCCGGATGGGGTCTTGAGGTTGAGGTTGGCGAGGTGAAATCTGCCGGCCAGAAGGGGGAAATTACTACTGTTGAGGAAGGTCAGTCTTTTATCGATGGTCTCTGGGAAAAGGGTGTTAAGCCGAATCTTTTAGCAATCAACAACGGTTCAAAACATGGCAATTATCTCGAAGGCGAAGAAGTTAGTATTGACCTAAACCGAACCGGTGAAATTTATCAGGCAATCAAAGATAAGGGAGTCAGAATTGCTCAGCATGGAATAACAGGCACGCCGCTTCACTTAGTAGGTAAATTTGCCGATTATGGTATACGTAAGGGAAATGTAGGCACTCAATGGCAGAATATTGCGCATGATAATTTACCGCCTGATTTAATGGCGCAGATGAAACAATGGGCAGAAAAGGAAAGTAAAAGTATTAAGATGGCGGCAAAACCGTTTAAAAAGGAAATTGACAGTATTCCGGACAAATATACCAAGGCCGCCGAAGACGATGCATATAAAACGGCGTGTGATTTTATTAAGGGTTTTAGGGCTGAAGGCTCGGCATCATTTATAAATAAGGAGATTGCAGGCTAA
- the porU gene encoding type IX secretion system sortase PorU — MKLIGDAIKTIILISLLISPAIADNYIFDNDIRVVSSDESGITFTYNAPDIALESVNGYPKQYKFPSMSHTMQSCIAGKPLLPVKVIPVGMPFSAKPTITIISQNYTRIGEVEVPNYIQESSEKQFQAKASKQTLYKNWPPQIASLGKQEIIRGLKVIKINLTAAKIENGALYKAQSITVRVDYNYDNQLKRQQPRPIGKVYDKILNSVVANYAIAKNWRVYWPPIPFKSMTAQSSFDSSEVWLKLEATSSGIYKISRFQLSAAGIDIDEVDPRELRIFYGGGLELSTDNDDPRPQFREIPIYFYGSEDGIFNDGDYLLFYAESVDRYEYDDNSQEFDYILNHYTSKNVYWLTYGSSFAGSPRRWNNIDSSPDGSYSYAVDKYNEYVHQEKENIMKIISDNYFECYWGFNKEFSANVRLANVVAGNNAVIKLRTDSGFDELTVNNSPATRIDYMNGFSTYHTTNLNSGTSFNDISLIDNSEAFHLDYIDIIYNRWLTIDDNELKFYSPDTAGIVEYRLTNVPSDYLLLDITYPDSVSRLINAELVGDSLEFHNVRDAKRTFYLASPAAYKNLYNISLYDPLADNLRSTSNSAEYIIITHEEFYDQSLALAAHRENISPGMTAKVVKIEDIYNQFSWGLFDPLAIRDFLKYAFENWADPQPSYVVLVGDGHYDYRNNIYSGGLMFIPPYEVSPGFGSDENYVYFGTYGYLDSDSDDSPDMIIGRLPANNTDQMEVMLNKIINYEANPTMGRWRNNIIIAADDNLTAGDTHETYHTTQAETLANFHVPGSFEIQKIYLMEYPIRAGNAKPDARNDLISAFNDGGLIVNWIGHGHKSLWAHEFLFRRVEDMPYLNNLDKLPLIISASCSIGFFDHPIEQGLSEDFIRHPNGGGIASIAATRLVGGGSNSTLNKEIFDQLLVSELKSFGEALYIAKYLRQSSNSRKFMLMGDPALIAGKPNLDITFSHQPDSLTGLTVDSLAGYVCDDNGDTLTDFNGTVWVLVKDASINRNKILLNYNNVPLVPESTIEYILPGPTIFIGPAEIVNGYFSTSFFIPKDVTYGGTSGKIYVYFENGENDGSGVTDTLAITGNFSAEEDSTGPAIEILYKDQSLSSSIVAVSTKPEFEVRLFDEHGINITGSMGHEIRMKIDNGDLYSMDITDNFVFDMGDWQQGAAIFEIENLPVGEHQISLKAWDNYNNSSLLTACIQAYENEQFAIKEVMNYPNPVRHADSTSFQYMLTNDAEKVSLKIFTLAGRKVKSFNLYDPEHTSSGYRYIAYNLRDDDNDKLATGVYIYKIEAVGTGIDNIERKSNFQSKLVIFR; from the coding sequence ATGAAACTCATCGGGGATGCGATAAAAACAATCATATTAATTTCTCTGCTTATTAGCCCCGCTATTGCAGACAATTATATATTCGATAACGATATACGGGTTGTTTCATCCGATGAATCAGGAATCACATTTACTTATAATGCGCCTGATATTGCGCTGGAGAGTGTTAACGGTTACCCGAAACAATATAAATTTCCATCTATGTCCCACACTATGCAAAGCTGCATTGCCGGCAAGCCCTTGCTTCCTGTTAAGGTAATTCCGGTTGGAATGCCGTTTTCGGCAAAGCCAACTATAACAATTATTAGCCAGAATTATACTCGAATCGGTGAAGTTGAAGTTCCGAATTATATTCAAGAATCATCGGAAAAGCAGTTTCAAGCCAAAGCATCCAAGCAAACGCTGTATAAAAATTGGCCGCCGCAAATCGCTTCATTGGGCAAACAGGAAATTATCAGGGGATTAAAGGTTATTAAAATCAATCTTACCGCCGCCAAAATAGAAAATGGAGCTTTATATAAAGCTCAGTCTATTACCGTAAGAGTTGATTATAATTATGATAATCAGTTAAAACGTCAGCAGCCCCGTCCTATAGGCAAAGTTTATGATAAAATTCTTAACAGTGTTGTCGCTAATTATGCTATCGCTAAAAACTGGCGTGTTTACTGGCCGCCAATACCATTCAAATCCATGACGGCTCAGTCATCTTTTGATTCCTCTGAGGTTTGGCTAAAACTTGAAGCAACCAGCTCCGGAATCTATAAAATCTCAAGGTTTCAGTTGAGCGCCGCGGGCATAGATATAGATGAAGTTGATCCCCGCGAGCTTAGAATATTTTATGGCGGCGGATTGGAGCTTTCTACCGATAATGATGACCCTCGTCCCCAGTTTAGAGAGATACCGATTTATTTTTATGGTTCCGAGGATGGTATATTTAACGATGGCGATTATTTGCTTTTTTACGCCGAATCTGTTGATCGTTACGAATATGATGATAATAGTCAAGAATTCGACTATATATTAAACCATTATACTTCAAAAAATGTCTACTGGCTGACTTATGGCAGCAGTTTTGCAGGCTCGCCAAGAAGATGGAATAATATCGATAGTTCTCCGGATGGTTCGTACAGCTATGCTGTTGACAAATATAATGAGTATGTTCATCAGGAAAAAGAAAACATAATGAAAATAATTTCGGATAATTATTTCGAATGCTACTGGGGTTTCAATAAGGAATTTTCTGCGAATGTCAGGCTCGCTAATGTCGTTGCCGGCAACAATGCTGTTATTAAATTAAGAACTGACTCCGGTTTTGATGAATTAACTGTCAATAATTCTCCGGCAACAAGAATTGACTATATGAATGGCTTTTCGACATATCACACCACAAATCTAAATAGCGGAACCAGTTTTAACGATATTTCATTAATCGATAATAGCGAGGCTTTTCATCTCGATTATATTGATATTATTTACAACCGCTGGTTGACAATAGATGATAATGAATTAAAATTTTACAGCCCCGACACCGCAGGCATAGTGGAATATCGCCTAACTAATGTTCCGTCTGACTATTTGCTTTTAGATATTACTTATCCTGACAGCGTTTCCAGATTAATAAACGCAGAATTAGTTGGAGACAGCCTGGAATTTCATAATGTTCGCGATGCTAAGCGTACATTTTATCTTGCCAGTCCAGCAGCTTATAAAAACTTATACAATATCTCACTATATGATCCTTTAGCCGACAATCTCCGTTCGACATCCAATAGCGCTGAATATATAATTATTACTCATGAAGAATTTTATGACCAGTCATTGGCATTAGCCGCCCATAGGGAGAACATATCGCCCGGCATGACTGCAAAAGTAGTAAAAATTGAGGATATTTATAATCAGTTTAGTTGGGGACTTTTCGACCCTCTGGCTATTAGAGATTTCTTGAAATATGCTTTCGAAAACTGGGCAGACCCTCAACCATCATATGTGGTTTTGGTTGGGGATGGTCATTACGATTATCGCAATAATATATATTCGGGCGGTTTAATGTTTATACCGCCGTACGAAGTTTCGCCCGGATTTGGTTCTGATGAAAACTATGTTTATTTCGGCACTTATGGCTACCTCGATTCCGACAGCGATGATAGCCCCGATATGATTATTGGCAGATTGCCGGCTAATAATACCGATCAGATGGAAGTTATGCTGAATAAAATTATTAATTATGAGGCTAACCCAACGATGGGAAGGTGGCGTAATAATATAATTATTGCTGCTGATGATAATTTAACCGCTGGCGATACCCATGAAACGTATCATACGACTCAGGCTGAAACCTTAGCTAATTTTCATGTGCCAGGCTCATTTGAAATACAAAAAATATACCTTATGGAATATCCGATTAGAGCCGGCAATGCTAAACCAGACGCTCGCAATGACCTAATCAGCGCTTTTAATGATGGCGGTCTTATTGTCAATTGGATTGGCCATGGCCATAAAAGCTTATGGGCGCATGAATTTTTATTTAGACGCGTTGAGGATATGCCCTATCTTAATAATCTCGATAAATTACCCCTAATAATATCAGCCTCGTGTTCAATCGGATTTTTCGATCACCCTATCGAACAGGGATTATCGGAAGATTTTATCCGTCATCCTAATGGTGGAGGAATAGCCTCAATAGCCGCTACCAGATTGGTTGGCGGAGGGTCTAACAGCACCTTGAATAAGGAAATATTTGATCAATTGCTGGTGAGTGAATTAAAATCGTTCGGCGAGGCTCTATATATCGCAAAATATTTGCGCCAAAGCAGTAATAGCAGGAAATTCATGTTGATGGGAGACCCCGCCTTAATCGCAGGCAAACCCAATTTAGATATTACATTTAGCCATCAACCCGATTCATTAACAGGCTTAACGGTTGATTCGCTGGCTGGTTATGTTTGTGATGATAATGGTGATACTCTAACAGATTTTAACGGCACGGTTTGGGTTCTGGTTAAGGACGCATCGATTAACAGAAATAAAATTTTATTGAATTATAACAATGTTCCTCTCGTTCCGGAATCAACCATTGAATATATTTTACCAGGACCAACAATATTTATTGGTCCTGCTGAAATTGTAAACGGCTATTTTTCAACATCCTTTTTTATCCCCAAGGATGTAACCTATGGCGGAACAAGCGGCAAGATTTATGTTTATTTTGAAAATGGCGAGAACGATGGTTCGGGAGTTACAGATACGCTTGCGATTACCGGAAACTTTTCGGCTGAGGAGGATTCAACCGGTCCTGCGATTGAAATTTTATATAAAGACCAAAGCTTGAGCAGCAGTATTGTCGCCGTATCGACAAAGCCTGAATTTGAAGTTAGATTATTTGATGAACACGGTATTAATATTACCGGCTCTATGGGACATGAAATTCGGATGAAAATTGATAATGGCGATCTGTATTCGATGGATATAACCGATAATTTCGTATTTGATATGGGCGATTGGCAGCAAGGCGCCGCAATATTCGAAATTGAAAATTTACCGGTTGGCGAACATCAGATTTCCCTAAAAGCTTGGGACAACTATAACAACTCATCATTGCTTACTGCCTGCATTCAGGCGTACGAGAATGAACAATTTGCTATTAAGGAGGTTATGAACTATCCCAATCCTGTAAGGCATGCCGACTCGACATCATTTCAGTATATGCTTACCAATGATGCTGAAAAAGTATCGCTGAAAATATTCACCTTAGCTGGCAGGAAAGTCAAAAGCTTCAATTTGTATGATCCCGAACATACATCCAGCGGCTACAGATACATAGCTTACAATCTTCGAGATGATGACAACGATAAACTTGCTACGGGCGTATACATTTATAAAATTGAGGCGGTAGGAACGGGAATCGATAACATAGAGAGGAAGTCAAATTTTCAATCGAAATTGGTGATTTTCAGATGA
- a CDS encoding PorV/PorQ family protein — MKKSLVCLPVLMILLTASLFGQVSQNAVPFLLIAPGARAGGMGETFVAIANDATAVHWNPAGLGRYPLSPDWIEHTTSEGQEITKIALVKNDLPDINFKQYDIWAIINGHLAKYKEGEWITKIVQRLDKGRSIKSIILRYTGMDEEQVKPYYDKLVSLNSEFALERIDSLELALLPYIPDDYQYIEEITNGFERLKTAWGDLKIAQNDFTVFEDMVNNSLSDDQMSISELDSIAFGFDPIIKKRAIEKIEIPLDIVLNSPINCLESHGGMLYVGADDGFFRYDPKRRKWKRYGLDDNLPSLKITALAKYRRKSIVIGTDKGIVYYDGAKIKNYAPDTNAPSEPIAYISTAGNRNVWAATSKDLYYFNSKEWKNYHTREVTIGEDLDNIIESFYRAIAVIDKENLKNKITDFNGIKGDIAVGQKIKLPYKPVIRGRVLSMSSKDKILWIGTSRGVVMFNGESFFHFGYRQYTAEKETSVENIARELLPDPTPEKIQQLVKMIKQYNRLDSDTVAEGKSVMVYANALGSPILSIAVPSSKKAYIGTSFGVVEFNDGIWSRFPKLELAKIPAHTIKTESGEMWFATANKVFILSKAQKQITFMHSNYLVQLAVDDDLYFEFFSFVYPTSEWGTFGIGVTYLSMGEMLRTTETGEPAGNFYPYDMAVTVSYGTRLMKNLSAGLSARYINSHLSDFGAGAERGSGTGFSFAMDGGLLYDISPKTTFAATVTNIGPDISYIDTDQADPLPRKLAVAMAYKVVDSPYNKLTVIGEADKLLLDLNDDIKTEIKEIIPHIGMEYWYSNYVSLRAGYIYDEIGVQRYFTLGASMQWTNYRFDFSYVPESDADYNRMGDTMRFSMNVCF; from the coding sequence ATGAAAAAATCACTGGTTTGCTTGCCGGTTTTGATGATATTGCTAACTGCTAGTCTCTTTGGACAGGTTTCTCAGAACGCTGTGCCGTTTTTATTGATTGCTCCGGGAGCAAGGGCTGGCGGAATGGGAGAAACATTCGTGGCGATTGCCAATGATGCAACCGCTGTTCATTGGAATCCGGCAGGTTTGGGCAGATACCCATTATCACCAGATTGGATAGAGCATACAACCTCAGAAGGTCAGGAAATCACAAAAATCGCTCTGGTTAAAAACGATCTACCTGATATTAACTTCAAGCAGTATGATATTTGGGCAATTATCAATGGTCATCTGGCAAAGTATAAAGAGGGAGAATGGATAACTAAAATAGTTCAGCGCTTGGATAAGGGTAGGTCGATAAAAAGCATCATTCTTCGCTATACCGGTATGGATGAGGAACAAGTAAAACCCTATTACGATAAATTAGTCAGTCTCAATAGTGAATTTGCGCTGGAAAGAATCGACTCGCTTGAGTTGGCGTTATTGCCGTACATTCCGGATGACTATCAATATATAGAAGAGATAACTAACGGATTCGAACGCCTCAAAACTGCCTGGGGCGATTTAAAAATTGCCCAAAATGATTTTACTGTATTTGAGGACATGGTCAATAACAGCCTTTCGGATGACCAGATGTCAATCTCTGAACTTGATTCTATTGCTTTCGGGTTTGACCCGATAATTAAAAAAAGAGCGATTGAAAAAATCGAAATTCCTTTGGATATAGTCTTAAATTCACCTATTAATTGCCTTGAATCTCATGGAGGCATGCTGTATGTGGGCGCCGATGATGGTTTTTTCCGTTATGACCCAAAAAGAAGAAAATGGAAACGATACGGTCTTGACGACAACCTTCCCTCATTGAAAATAACCGCTTTGGCAAAATATCGCCGTAAAAGCATAGTTATTGGAACTGATAAGGGAATAGTATATTATGATGGAGCTAAGATTAAAAACTATGCTCCCGATACAAACGCGCCATCCGAACCTATCGCCTATATTTCCACCGCCGGCAATCGCAATGTATGGGCGGCAACTTCCAAAGATTTATATTATTTTAATAGTAAGGAATGGAAGAATTATCACACCCGCGAGGTTACAATTGGCGAGGATTTAGATAATATTATCGAATCGTTTTATAGGGCTATCGCCGTAATTGATAAAGAAAACTTAAAAAATAAAATTACAGACTTTAATGGTATCAAGGGCGATATAGCGGTTGGCCAGAAAATAAAACTTCCTTATAAGCCTGTTATCCGCGGTAGGGTTCTATCGATGTCGTCTAAGGATAAAATATTATGGATAGGCACCAGCCGCGGTGTTGTTATGTTTAACGGCGAGTCTTTCTTCCATTTCGGGTATAGGCAATATACTGCTGAAAAAGAAACCTCGGTTGAAAATATTGCCAGGGAATTATTGCCCGATCCAACTCCCGAAAAAATCCAGCAGTTGGTTAAAATGATTAAGCAATACAACAGGCTGGATAGTGATACCGTAGCAGAGGGCAAGAGCGTGATGGTTTATGCCAACGCTTTAGGTTCTCCCATTCTCTCCATTGCGGTGCCATCATCAAAGAAAGCTTATATTGGCACATCGTTTGGGGTTGTTGAATTCAATGACGGGATATGGAGCAGATTTCCCAAATTGGAGTTAGCGAAAATACCTGCTCATACAATCAAAACAGAATCGGGTGAGATGTGGTTCGCGACTGCTAATAAAGTGTTTATTTTATCTAAGGCTCAAAAGCAAATTACCTTTATGCATTCTAATTATTTGGTTCAGCTTGCTGTTGATGATGATCTCTATTTTGAATTCTTCTCGTTTGTTTATCCAACAAGCGAGTGGGGGACATTTGGTATTGGCGTAACATACTTATCGATGGGAGAGATGCTTCGAACGACCGAAACTGGCGAACCAGCGGGCAATTTTTATCCCTACGATATGGCTGTTACCGTGTCATACGGCACCAGATTGATGAAAAATCTGTCAGCCGGTTTGTCGGCCCGGTATATAAATTCCCACTTGTCGGATTTTGGCGCCGGCGCTGAAAGAGGTTCGGGCACTGGCTTTTCATTCGCAATGGATGGCGGTTTACTTTACGATATATCCCCAAAAACAACTTTTGCAGCTACCGTAACCAATATCGGACCGGATATCTCCTATATCGATACCGACCAGGCTGATCCGCTCCCGCGCAAGCTGGCAGTGGCTATGGCTTATAAAGTGGTTGACTCGCCATATAATAAATTAACGGTTATTGGTGAAGCCGACAAACTGCTTTTAGATCTTAATGATGATATTAAGACAGAAATCAAAGAAATCATTCCGCATATAGGAATGGAATATTGGTATTCCAATTATGTGTCGTTAAGAGCCGGCTATATTTATGATGAAATAGGCGTGCAGAGATATTTTACATTAGGCGCTTCGATGCAATGGACGAATTACCGATTTGATTTCTCTTATGTGCCGGAATCTGATGCAGATTATAATCGTATGGGAGATACCATGCGCTTCTCTATGAATGTTTGTTTTTAA